From the genome of Variovorax sp. RA8, one region includes:
- a CDS encoding translocation/assembly module TamB domain-containing protein, with the protein MNPDAQTSAPALARSRGRRVVRALAWSLLGLILLVGVLTAGAWWWLGSNQSLAFALARAARYLPAGQTLESREVSGSLRAGGRIGWLRWQSESLVVEVHEATIGWQLAPLLKRKVQLGEVHAAQLLIERRGPVENKPPEPLAPIVLPVEVELPFRIDTLRWAGPPALQADQLAGSYRYAGNEHRLVVEGVDIAEGHYGARVTLQGAAPMALDAALEGRVRAPLAEGRGIEVLAEATAKGTLATADARLAVAAQLKPADPGAAAPMEAQLQANIAPWQPQPVIDAGAQLQNLDVALLWPGAPSTLLNGEIEAGPDSSAPPGSTVWRARADVRNAKPGPWDSGQLPVEQVQARASFDGSTWTLPEATVRAGGGRIEAEGRWSPASAPWQARARVRGVRPGALHSELAGAPVSGNVTAEQRGPALLFDLALQAEGGAGSKALQGLRLDRALARGQWQSEVLDLRTLRIDAANASLEGKLQVNVAEQAGNGDLKLVVPGGSVQLQGRIAAASGGGELRARVDEAATLQRWVESLPELSAVFAGSSAQGRAQLDASWKGGWQAVQRRLQNASTPAPRGSAEPTLEATLSAPRLALRLPPPANGPATEIQLRELRAELAGSLAQATLTLKGEASSGTQKLSLDARASGGLERAKQWRASIASLRLQAQDSQRPGPWTLELERALVIALKSGDAGHLEVEASAASAALHGPVPGAVRIDWEPLRYSHSGTAPDRAFRLRSQGRLRGLPMAWAEAVGGSASLAEMGISGDLLFDGDWDIDAGDTLRARARLARASGDIRVQAGEAALVTRIESRGTGAASERKMNAATEGPSTPAGLRQAELGLAAEGNTVRASLTWDSERAGQIRAEASTQVLQRAEGWQWAPDAPLAGRVTARLPNLGVWSMLAPPGWRVAGTLEAEAALSGNRALPRWNGTLSADQLALRALVEGLDLRDGRLRASLTGQRIEITEFTLKGGAGSSTRIPGQSGNLSTAASEAASGGGTLSARGELSWGAAPASGTGIRMAMQAQLRALRVLVRTDRQVTLSGDLQARLDGGQFNVRGNLKTDRAVIILPDESAPSLGSDVVVHSAAKDREAAEAAQRRTASEDAQAAKAQTAKPPDIAVELDLGEDFAVQGRGLTTRLEGKLEIRSTALNAPPRITGEVRTVKGQYRAYGQRLDVETGIARFNGPYDNPALDILAIRPNISQRAGVQITGSAQSPRVRLYSEPALSDAETLSWVVLGRASATSGGESLLLQQAALALLGRLGSGSSGGGLASRFGLDEIGFKGPGSGGDVRESAVTVGKRLSKDFYLTYERSLSGTLGSLFIFYDLTRRLTLRGQAGQQSGIDLIYTVKYD; encoded by the coding sequence ATGAACCCGGACGCGCAGACCTCCGCCCCTGCGCTCGCGCGTTCGCGCGGCCGGCGAGTCGTGCGCGCCCTTGCATGGAGCCTGCTCGGCCTGATCCTGCTGGTAGGCGTGCTCACGGCTGGCGCCTGGTGGTGGCTGGGCTCGAACCAATCGCTGGCCTTCGCGCTGGCGCGGGCGGCGCGCTACCTGCCGGCCGGCCAGACCCTGGAGAGCCGCGAGGTCAGCGGCTCGCTGCGCGCTGGCGGCCGCATCGGCTGGCTACGCTGGCAGAGCGAAAGCCTGGTAGTGGAAGTGCACGAGGCCACCATCGGCTGGCAGCTGGCGCCTCTGCTGAAGCGCAAGGTTCAGCTCGGCGAAGTGCACGCGGCGCAACTGCTGATCGAGCGCCGCGGGCCAGTGGAGAACAAGCCGCCGGAGCCCCTGGCGCCGATCGTGCTGCCGGTGGAAGTCGAGCTTCCGTTTCGCATCGACACGCTGCGCTGGGCCGGCCCTCCCGCGCTCCAGGCGGACCAACTGGCAGGCAGCTATCGCTATGCCGGCAACGAGCATCGGCTCGTGGTCGAGGGCGTGGACATCGCCGAGGGCCACTACGGCGCGCGGGTCACGCTGCAAGGCGCGGCACCGATGGCCCTCGATGCTGCGCTCGAGGGCCGCGTGCGCGCGCCGCTGGCCGAAGGCCGCGGCATCGAGGTGCTGGCCGAGGCCACCGCCAAAGGCACGCTCGCGACGGCCGATGCCCGGCTGGCCGTGGCAGCCCAGCTCAAGCCGGCGGATCCCGGCGCTGCAGCGCCGATGGAGGCGCAGTTGCAGGCCAACATTGCGCCCTGGCAGCCGCAGCCGGTGATCGACGCCGGGGCGCAGTTGCAGAACCTCGACGTGGCTCTGCTGTGGCCCGGAGCGCCGAGCACGCTGCTGAACGGCGAGATCGAGGCCGGACCCGACAGCAGCGCGCCCCCCGGCAGCACGGTGTGGCGGGCTCGCGCCGACGTCCGCAACGCGAAGCCCGGCCCGTGGGACAGCGGCCAGCTGCCGGTCGAGCAGGTCCAGGCCCGCGCCAGCTTCGATGGCAGTACCTGGACGCTACCCGAGGCCACGGTGCGCGCCGGCGGCGGCCGCATCGAGGCCGAGGGCCGCTGGAGCCCCGCGTCTGCGCCCTGGCAGGCGCGCGCGCGGGTGCGCGGCGTGCGCCCCGGGGCGCTGCACAGCGAGCTGGCCGGCGCGCCGGTGAGCGGCAATGTCACCGCCGAGCAACGCGGCCCGGCGCTGCTCTTCGATCTCGCGCTGCAGGCCGAGGGCGGTGCCGGCAGCAAGGCGCTGCAGGGCCTGCGCCTCGACCGCGCATTGGCACGCGGCCAGTGGCAATCCGAGGTGCTGGACCTGCGCACGCTGCGCATCGACGCAGCGAACGCGAGCCTCGAAGGCAAGCTGCAGGTGAACGTCGCCGAGCAGGCCGGCAACGGCGACCTGAAGCTCGTGGTGCCCGGCGGCAGCGTACAACTGCAGGGCCGCATCGCTGCGGCCAGTGGCGGCGGCGAGCTCCGGGCCCGCGTCGACGAGGCAGCCACCCTGCAACGCTGGGTGGAAAGCCTGCCCGAGCTCTCGGCCGTGTTCGCGGGCAGCAGCGCCCAAGGCCGCGCCCAGCTCGACGCGTCATGGAAAGGCGGTTGGCAGGCGGTGCAGCGGCGGTTGCAGAACGCGAGTACGCCGGCCCCCCGCGGCAGCGCCGAGCCGACCCTCGAGGCTACCCTCTCGGCCCCTCGCCTGGCGCTCCGGCTGCCACCACCTGCCAACGGTCCGGCGACCGAGATCCAGCTGCGCGAGCTGCGTGCCGAGCTGGCCGGCAGCCTCGCCCAAGCCACGCTGACACTGAAGGGCGAAGCCAGCAGCGGGACGCAGAAGCTCAGCCTCGACGCACGCGCCAGCGGTGGCCTGGAACGCGCGAAACAATGGCGTGCCTCGATCGCCAGCCTGCGGCTGCAGGCGCAAGACAGCCAGCGCCCCGGACCGTGGACGCTGGAACTGGAACGCGCCCTCGTCATCGCCCTGAAGAGCGGTGATGCGGGCCACCTCGAGGTGGAGGCCTCGGCCGCCAGCGCCGCGCTGCACGGCCCGGTGCCGGGCGCCGTGCGCATCGACTGGGAGCCGCTGCGCTACAGCCACAGCGGGACCGCGCCGGACCGTGCCTTCCGGCTGCGTTCGCAGGGTCGCTTGCGAGGCCTGCCGATGGCCTGGGCCGAGGCAGTGGGCGGCAGCGCGTCGCTGGCCGAGATGGGCATCAGCGGCGACCTGCTGTTCGACGGCGACTGGGACATCGACGCCGGCGACACGCTGCGCGCCCGCGCCCGGCTCGCGCGCGCCAGCGGCGACATTCGCGTACAGGCTGGCGAGGCCGCGCTGGTCACCCGCATCGAAAGCCGCGGAACCGGCGCCGCGAGCGAGCGCAAGATGAATGCCGCGACAGAAGGCCCCAGCACGCCGGCCGGCCTGCGCCAGGCCGAACTGGGCCTCGCCGCCGAGGGCAACACCGTGCGCGCCAGCCTGACCTGGGACAGCGAACGCGCCGGCCAGATCCGCGCCGAGGCCAGCACGCAAGTGCTGCAGCGCGCCGAGGGCTGGCAATGGGCACCGGATGCTCCGCTCGCAGGACGGGTGACGGCGCGGCTGCCCAATCTCGGGGTCTGGTCGATGCTGGCGCCTCCCGGCTGGCGCGTGGCCGGCACCCTGGAGGCCGAAGCCGCGCTCTCGGGCAACCGCGCGTTGCCGCGCTGGAACGGCACGCTGTCGGCCGACCAGCTCGCGCTGCGCGCGCTGGTCGAGGGACTGGACCTGCGCGACGGGCGGCTGCGTGCCTCGCTGACCGGGCAGCGCATCGAGATCACGGAATTCACCCTCAAGGGCGGCGCGGGCAGCAGCACCCGCATCCCGGGGCAGAGCGGCAACCTCAGCACTGCGGCCAGCGAGGCCGCCAGCGGCGGCGGCACGCTGTCGGCGCGCGGGGAGCTGAGTTGGGGCGCGGCACCGGCCAGCGGCACCGGCATCCGCATGGCCATGCAGGCCCAACTGCGCGCGCTGCGCGTGCTGGTGCGCACCGATCGCCAGGTCACGCTGTCAGGCGACCTGCAGGCGCGCCTCGACGGCGGCCAGTTCAACGTGCGCGGCAATCTCAAGACCGACAGGGCAGTGATCATCCTGCCCGACGAGAGCGCGCCCAGCCTGGGCAGCGACGTCGTGGTGCACTCGGCCGCCAAGGACCGCGAGGCGGCCGAGGCCGCACAGCGCCGCACGGCCAGCGAGGACGCGCAGGCCGCCAAGGCGCAGACCGCGAAGCCGCCGGATATCGCCGTCGAGCTCGACCTCGGCGAGGATTTCGCGGTGCAGGGGCGCGGCCTGACGACGCGGCTCGAAGGCAAGCTCGAGATCCGCAGCACCGCCCTGAACGCGCCGCCGCGCATCACCGGTGAGGTGCGCACCGTCAAGGGTCAGTACCGCGCCTACGGCCAGCGGTTGGACGTCGAGACCGGGATCGCCCGCTTCAATGGCCCCTACGACAATCCGGCGCTCGACATCCTCGCGATCCGGCCCAACATCTCGCAGCGTGCCGGCGTGCAGATCACCGGCAGCGCGCAATCGCCGCGCGTGCGCCTGTATTCGGAGCCGGCGTTGTCCGACGCGGAGACGCTGTCGTGGGTGGTGCTGGGTCGCGCGTCGGCCACCAGCGGCGGGGAATCGCTGCTGCTGCAGCAGGCTGCGCTGGCACTGCTGGGCCGGCTCGGATCGGGCAGTTCCGGCGGCGGGCTCGCGAGCCGCTTCGGGCTGGACGAGATCGGCTTCAAAGGCCCGGGCAGCGGCGGCGACGTGCGCGAGTCGGCCGTCACGGTGGGCAAGCGCTTGTCGAAGGATTTCTATCTGACCTACGAGCGCAGCCTCTCGGGCACGCTGGGCAGCCTGTTCATCTTCTACGACCTCACGCGCAGGCTGACACTGCGCGGCCAGGCCGGTCAGCAAAGCGGCATCGACCTGATCTACACGGTGAAATACGATTGA
- a CDS encoding tyrosine-type recombinase/integrase → MALTDTFVRQVKHKGAEIGERYADGGGMYLRVKAAGKYWRMDYRMNGKAKTLALGVYPDVSLAEARQRREKARKELAHGIDPSTAKREQKQARMEAAGNTFELVAREWLTKTAGKRQPITQLKVKTWLEKDVFPFIGKLPISTIGPRDVLERVVRKLEARGAIDTAHRVKQLCGQVFRFAVVSGLAERDVTADLREALAVKAGKHFAAITEPKQVGDLMRSIYAYSGHPTTVAALKLSPLVFVRPGELRAAEWTEIDLDAAEWRIPGAKMKMGVDHIVPLSTQALEILRGIHPITGHGRYVFPSIRTGERPMSENTINAALRGMGYSAQVHTAHGFRATARTIMDEVLGERVDFIEHQLSHMVKDANGRAYNRTAHLPSRREMMQRWADYLDKVRIGADVIPINRAA, encoded by the coding sequence ATGGCACTCACCGACACGTTTGTTAGGCAGGTCAAACACAAAGGCGCAGAGATCGGCGAACGCTACGCTGACGGCGGCGGCATGTACCTGCGCGTTAAGGCGGCAGGCAAGTACTGGCGGATGGACTACCGCATGAACGGCAAGGCCAAGACCCTGGCTTTGGGCGTCTACCCGGACGTGTCGCTTGCTGAGGCCCGCCAACGGCGCGAGAAGGCCCGGAAGGAATTGGCACACGGGATCGATCCCAGCACCGCCAAGAGGGAGCAAAAGCAGGCTCGCATGGAGGCAGCAGGCAATACCTTTGAGTTGGTTGCGCGAGAATGGCTCACCAAAACGGCGGGGAAGCGCCAGCCGATCACTCAGCTCAAGGTAAAGACGTGGCTGGAGAAGGACGTTTTCCCCTTCATCGGGAAGCTACCTATCTCCACCATCGGGCCGCGCGATGTGCTGGAGCGGGTGGTTCGCAAGTTGGAGGCGCGAGGGGCTATCGACACCGCGCACCGCGTGAAGCAGCTCTGCGGGCAGGTGTTCCGGTTCGCCGTGGTGTCCGGGCTGGCAGAGCGCGACGTAACCGCCGACCTCAGGGAAGCCCTGGCGGTGAAGGCCGGCAAGCATTTCGCAGCCATCACCGAACCCAAGCAGGTTGGCGACCTGATGCGCTCGATCTACGCCTACAGCGGCCATCCCACCACGGTGGCGGCTCTGAAGCTCTCCCCGCTGGTGTTTGTCCGTCCCGGCGAACTGCGCGCCGCAGAATGGACCGAGATCGACCTTGACGCGGCTGAGTGGCGCATCCCTGGCGCGAAGATGAAGATGGGCGTTGACCACATAGTGCCGCTGTCCACCCAGGCACTGGAGATCCTGCGCGGCATACACCCAATCACCGGGCACGGCCGCTACGTCTTTCCCAGCATCAGGACAGGTGAACGGCCAATGAGCGAGAACACCATTAACGCGGCCTTGCGCGGGATGGGCTATAGCGCCCAGGTTCACACCGCCCACGGGTTCCGGGCGACCGCGCGCACGATCATGGACGAAGTGCTTGGAGAGCGCGTGGACTTCATCGAGCACCAACTGTCACACATGGTCAAGGATGCGAACGGCCGGGCCTACAACCGCACCGCGCACCTGCCGTCCCGCCGCGAGATGATGCAGCGGTGGGCCGACTATCTGGACAAGGTGCGCATTGGCGCGGATGTAATACCGATCAACCGGGCCGCGTAA
- a CDS encoding helix-turn-helix transcriptional regulator has product MSQRVIRVAEIATTKQKAGLLPVSPATIWRWVREGKFPKPFKLGDSVTVWEAAAVEGFIANRSNGSAFSGERES; this is encoded by the coding sequence GTGTCACAGAGGGTTATCCGGGTCGCGGAAATCGCGACAACCAAACAGAAAGCCGGGTTGCTGCCCGTCAGTCCTGCAACCATCTGGCGTTGGGTGCGCGAAGGGAAGTTTCCCAAGCCATTCAAGCTCGGTGATTCCGTCACGGTGTGGGAAGCCGCAGCCGTCGAAGGTTTCATTGCGAACCGCTCTAACGGCAGCGCGTTTTCCGGGGAGCGGGAATCATGA
- a CDS encoding helix-turn-helix domain-containing protein, with the protein MKTKAPAGGAAGALRKHQTQLKFSDESTETEAQRERIVQALRRRPQTSYDLRRMGCYQAPARVKELRDRFGFVIETTRITLVDRDGFSHPRAALYTLVSEPHGERPQ; encoded by the coding sequence ATGAAGACGAAAGCCCCGGCCGGTGGTGCGGCGGGGGCTCTCAGGAAACATCAAACGCAACTGAAGTTTAGCGACGAGTCCACGGAGACGGAAGCGCAACGCGAGCGCATCGTGCAGGCTCTTCGCCGTCGCCCTCAGACGAGTTATGACCTTCGCCGGATGGGCTGCTATCAGGCGCCTGCGCGGGTGAAGGAGCTACGCGACCGCTTCGGCTTTGTGATCGAGACCACGCGCATCACCTTGGTAGATCGCGACGGTTTCAGCCATCCGCGTGCTGCCCTCTACACGCTGGTCTCAGAGCCACATGGCGAACGGCCGCAATAG